A single region of the Chryseobacterium sp. 6424 genome encodes:
- a CDS encoding thymidine kinase, with protein sequence MFLENTINHAKQSGWMEVICGSMFSGKTEELIRRLRRAEMAGQNVEIFKPKLDTRYAEEEVVSHNQNKIRSTPVDSPNEILLLGSTCDVVGIDEAQFFDNSIVEIANTLANNGIRVVIAGLDMDFKGRPFGAMPNLMATAEYVTKVHAICKRTGNLANYSMRISAGNDLVQLGETESYEAVSRKVFNEEFLKR encoded by the coding sequence ATGTTTTTAGAAAACACAATAAATCACGCAAAACAAAGCGGCTGGATGGAGGTGATCTGCGGCTCAATGTTTTCGGGAAAAACCGAGGAGTTAATCCGAAGGCTGCGGCGTGCGGAAATGGCAGGGCAAAACGTAGAAATCTTCAAACCAAAACTTGATACACGCTACGCTGAAGAAGAAGTTGTATCGCATAATCAAAACAAAATCCGAAGCACCCCGGTGGACAGTCCTAATGAAATCTTGCTGTTGGGTTCAACCTGTGATGTGGTAGGGATTGATGAAGCACAGTTTTTCGATAATAGTATTGTAGAAATAGCTAATACATTGGCTAATAACGGAATACGTGTCGTAATAGCTGGCTTGGATATGGATTTCAAAGGTCGCCCTTTTGGTGCAATGCCCAACCTGATGGCCACCGCCGAATATGTAACAAAGGTACACGCCATCTGTAAAAGAACCGGTAACCTGGCGAACTATTCCATGCGGATTTCGGCGGGAAATGATTTGGTACAACTCGGAGAAACCGAGAGTTATGAAGCTGTAAGCCGCAAAGTCTTTAATGAAGAATTCCTGAAACGATGA
- a CDS encoding UDP-N-acetylmuramate--L-alanine ligase, with product MIKDIGDFKDVFFIGIAGVGMSAVAQYLRGIGKNVSGSDRYFQPDIYNKTREQLENEGITCFLQDGSGITITTELVVVSTAIEDTVPEVQKAKELGIPIIKRSELLAIIAQSKKTIAVAGTSGKSTTSAMLYQILLDAELQPSIISGAGLTSIIRQGKIGNAAVGKGEWLIIEADESDGSVVQYHPHVGLLLNIDKDHQEIDELIDLFTVFKHNTKSLFIVNQSHTLAKTLSVDAGYDFGFEDTHAKYSAHNFTQNAFTLNFEVLGQLFTMNAIGRHSVENATAAIAVANQIGVSLEICAKSLQKYEGIYRRHQILGQKNGVWVIDDYAHNPAKCAASIRACQPLAKKVIAWFQPHGYGPTRFLRKDFAEEISAALRPEDEIWMSEIFYAGGTAVKDISANDLVEDIKQTGKKAYFIEDRNDFIDAVRPHLSHGTVLLLMGARDPGLEEYCKNLFEKL from the coding sequence ATGATAAAGGACATCGGGGATTTTAAAGACGTATTTTTCATTGGTATCGCCGGTGTTGGGATGAGTGCGGTGGCACAATATCTTCGTGGAATTGGCAAAAATGTATCGGGCAGCGACCGTTATTTCCAGCCTGATATTTATAACAAAACACGCGAACAACTTGAAAACGAGGGCATAACCTGTTTCCTACAAGATGGTAGCGGGATCACAATAACTACAGAATTGGTGGTGGTTTCTACCGCTATTGAAGATACCGTTCCGGAAGTCCAGAAAGCTAAAGAACTGGGAATCCCTATTATCAAAAGAAGTGAGTTACTCGCTATAATTGCCCAAAGTAAAAAAACAATCGCGGTAGCGGGGACTTCAGGTAAATCGACTACCTCCGCAATGCTTTACCAAATTCTACTGGATGCCGAACTGCAACCGAGCATTATTTCAGGGGCCGGACTTACAAGCATCATCCGACAAGGGAAAATTGGCAATGCCGCAGTAGGAAAAGGCGAGTGGCTTATCATCGAAGCTGATGAAAGCGACGGGTCGGTGGTACAATATCATCCGCACGTGGGTCTCTTACTTAATATTGACAAAGACCATCAGGAAATTGATGAACTGATAGATCTATTCACAGTTTTTAAGCATAATACCAAAAGTTTATTTATTGTAAACCAATCTCATACCTTGGCTAAAACATTGTCTGTAGATGCGGGCTATGATTTTGGATTTGAAGATACACACGCAAAATATTCAGCCCATAATTTTACTCAAAACGCATTTACCTTAAATTTTGAAGTGCTTGGGCAGCTATTCACGATGAACGCTATCGGGCGGCATTCCGTAGAAAATGCCACAGCGGCAATTGCAGTAGCCAACCAGATTGGCGTAAGTCTCGAAATCTGTGCAAAAAGTCTCCAGAAATATGAAGGTATTTACCGCCGTCACCAGATTTTGGGACAGAAAAACGGCGTTTGGGTAATCGATGATTATGCACACAATCCAGCCAAATGTGCCGCTTCTATACGGGCCTGTCAGCCACTGGCAAAAAAGGTGATAGCCTGGTTTCAGCCACATGGCTATGGGCCTACAAGATTCCTGAGAAAAGATTTCGCTGAAGAGATTTCTGCGGCGCTTCGGCCCGAAGATGAAATATGGATGAGCGAAATCTTCTATGCCGGTGGTACCGCTGTAAAAGATATTTCTGCAAACGACTTGGTTGAAGATATTAAGCAAACTGGCAAAAAAGCCTATTTTATAGAGGATCGTAATGATTTTATTGATGCCGTCAGACCTCATCTTTCGCACGGTACGGTATTATTGCTCATGGGTGCGCGCGATCCTGGACTTGAAGAGTACTGCAAAAATCTATTTGAAAAATTATAG
- the rsmI gene encoding 16S rRNA (cytidine(1402)-2'-O)-methyltransferase, translating into MSGILYFVPTPVGNLEDMTFRAIKVLKEADYILCEDTRTSGVLLKHYEISKPLKAYHLHNEHQATQKVIEDLKNGQNIALITDAGTPGISDPGYLLAKAAAEENLEILCLPGATAFVPALVVSGLPNNEFLFAGFLPQKKGRQTKLQQLAAENKTIVLYESPHKINTTLEQIKEFFGDHTQISLSREISKKFEETKRGTISELIEFSKTKTLKGEIVLVINNTAHQNTEKPTRLSTNKYKNTEN; encoded by the coding sequence ATGTCGGGGATTTTATACTTTGTTCCAACACCTGTCGGGAATTTAGAGGATATGACGTTCAGGGCCATTAAAGTGCTGAAAGAAGCAGATTATATCCTTTGTGAAGATACACGGACTTCGGGCGTCCTTCTGAAACATTACGAAATATCGAAACCGCTGAAAGCGTACCATCTTCATAACGAGCATCAGGCAACCCAAAAAGTAATTGAAGACCTGAAGAACGGCCAAAACATTGCCCTAATCACCGATGCCGGCACCCCCGGAATTTCAGATCCCGGTTATCTGCTTGCAAAAGCCGCCGCCGAAGAAAACCTTGAGATATTGTGCCTGCCGGGCGCTACCGCATTCGTTCCGGCGTTGGTAGTCTCTGGTCTGCCCAATAATGAGTTCCTTTTTGCGGGCTTCTTACCACAGAAAAAAGGTCGGCAAACCAAGCTACAGCAACTGGCGGCCGAAAACAAAACGATCGTCCTCTACGAAAGTCCACATAAAATAAACACGACTTTGGAGCAGATCAAAGAGTTCTTCGGCGACCATACACAGATAAGCCTCAGCCGCGAGATTTCAAAGAAATTTGAGGAAACCAAACGCGGAACAATCAGCGAGTTAATCGAATTCTCTAAAACCAAAACTTTAAAAGGCGAAATTGTATTGGTCATCAATAATACCGCACACCAGAATACAGAAAAACCAACGCGCCTGAGTACAAATAAATATAAAAACACAGAAAATTAA
- a CDS encoding bifunctional UDP-N-acetylmuramoyl-tripeptide:D-alanyl-D-alanine ligase/alanine racemase: MNYTAQQIAALTDAQLVGNGELIVKSIAFDSRIIFSSKNTAFLAINTKKNSGEKYIPEVIEKGIEIIISETKTSDDEGITWILVNDTVRFLQTLAKIHIDSFNIKTIGITGSNGKTIVKEWLYQSLSDEYTIVKSPKSFNSRIGLPISLLQANEKHEMGIFEVGISHPGEMRLLADIFQPQIGIFTHIGSAHESHFKDQQEIINEKIMLFERSEVIIFNGDNPLVYKSIRDLYSSKGLISYGFENHNDVFIKNASHDGNLVISCFNEEFELKAQQRDDATLYNVLCVITTLKKLGFSTAKIIEKINALKAVEMRLESVNGVRNNLIINDSYNLDLDSLKISYQFIQEYNKPDKNLIITDFMDGKNQEQLYQQVSELTNQQKFNRTFLIGTEITKYKNLFDGKVYIFSDVKELIDSHLLNQIENEIILLKGARKFGTDRLKGYLELQKHDTVLEVNLNAIIHNINIHKSLLKPSTKMMAMVKAYSYGLGGYEIAEFLQHHHIDYLGVAYADEGVALRKNGISVPVMVMNPEQHSYESIIDYQLEPEIYSFRVLNLFYEQLVKKGVEKDYPIHIKLETGMHRLGFKTHELPELVQYLEKMELKVASIFSHLSCADDPSENAYTLEQIKIFNDNASYLCQEIGYVPICHILNSAGITYFSDHQFDMVRIGIGMMGLSTDIEIKKQLRPVVRFKTVISQISEVKRNESVSYNRRYKPQQDTRIATLPVGYADGIPRFIGNKVGKVGINGKLYPIVGTICMDMMMVEIGEDNINEGDEVVIFNSNPSLEDFSAYCNTIPYEVLTSISRRVKRVYIKD; this comes from the coding sequence ATGAACTATACAGCCCAGCAAATCGCAGCGTTGACAGATGCACAACTGGTTGGCAACGGTGAGCTAATTGTCAAATCTATCGCTTTTGACAGTCGAATAATCTTTTCATCGAAAAACACGGCTTTCCTGGCGATTAATACCAAGAAAAACTCAGGGGAAAAATACATTCCAGAGGTCATTGAAAAAGGTATTGAAATCATTATATCCGAAACAAAAACATCTGATGATGAAGGTATTACTTGGATTCTGGTAAATGATACCGTAAGGTTTTTACAAACACTTGCAAAAATCCATATTGACAGTTTCAACATCAAAACCATCGGTATTACGGGCAGCAACGGAAAAACCATCGTTAAAGAATGGCTTTACCAGAGCCTGTCTGATGAATATACTATTGTGAAAAGCCCAAAAAGTTTCAATTCCCGAATTGGCCTTCCAATCTCATTGTTGCAAGCCAATGAAAAGCATGAGATGGGCATCTTTGAAGTCGGTATTTCTCATCCAGGTGAAATGCGGTTACTTGCAGATATCTTTCAGCCACAGATCGGTATTTTCACGCATATTGGTTCCGCACACGAATCACATTTCAAAGACCAGCAGGAAATTATCAACGAAAAAATAATGCTTTTTGAGAGAAGTGAAGTTATTATATTCAATGGTGATAATCCATTAGTTTATAAATCTATAAGAGATCTATATTCCAGTAAAGGATTAATATCTTATGGCTTTGAAAATCACAATGATGTCTTCATTAAAAATGCTTCCCATGACGGAAATCTTGTTATATCGTGCTTCAATGAAGAATTTGAACTGAAGGCGCAGCAACGTGATGACGCCACGTTGTATAACGTCTTATGTGTGATCACTACCCTGAAAAAGCTAGGATTCAGCACAGCCAAGATCATTGAAAAAATCAACGCTTTGAAAGCGGTTGAAATGCGCTTGGAAAGTGTAAATGGTGTACGTAACAATTTGATAATTAATGATTCGTATAACCTTGATCTAGATTCCCTTAAAATATCCTACCAGTTCATCCAGGAATATAATAAACCTGATAAGAACCTGATTATCACGGACTTTATGGATGGTAAAAACCAAGAACAGCTTTATCAGCAAGTGTCGGAACTTACCAACCAGCAGAAATTCAACAGAACATTCCTCATCGGTACAGAAATTACAAAATACAAGAACCTGTTTGATGGGAAGGTTTATATTTTTTCTGATGTTAAGGAACTTATAGACAGTCATTTACTTAACCAAATTGAAAACGAGATCATTTTACTGAAAGGCGCAAGGAAGTTTGGTACCGACCGTCTGAAAGGGTATCTTGAATTGCAGAAACACGATACCGTCCTGGAAGTGAATCTCAACGCGATTATTCATAACATCAACATCCACAAATCTTTACTGAAGCCATCTACCAAAATGATGGCAATGGTAAAAGCATATTCGTATGGTTTGGGAGGCTACGAGATCGCAGAGTTTCTCCAGCATCATCATATTGATTATCTGGGGGTTGCCTATGCTGATGAGGGCGTAGCCTTAAGGAAAAATGGTATTTCTGTACCTGTTATGGTCATGAATCCCGAACAGCACAGTTATGAAAGCATCATTGATTATCAACTGGAACCGGAAATTTACAGTTTCCGTGTACTGAATTTATTTTACGAGCAACTCGTTAAGAAAGGTGTTGAAAAAGACTATCCGATACATATAAAACTTGAGACTGGGATGCATCGGCTCGGCTTTAAAACCCATGAATTGCCTGAACTTGTGCAGTATCTGGAGAAAATGGAGCTAAAGGTGGCTTCCATCTTCAGTCACCTTTCTTGCGCGGACGATCCTTCAGAAAATGCCTATACGCTGGAGCAGATAAAAATATTCAATGATAATGCATCATATCTATGCCAAGAGATTGGTTATGTACCGATATGCCATATCCTGAATAGTGCAGGTATCACATATTTTTCTGATCATCAGTTCGATATGGTCCGCATTGGTATCGGAATGATGGGTTTGTCAACAGATATAGAAATCAAAAAGCAATTGAGGCCGGTTGTTCGTTTTAAAACGGTCATTTCGCAGATTTCTGAGGTAAAACGTAATGAATCAGTAAGTTATAACAGAAGATATAAACCTCAGCAAGATACCAGAATCGCTACCCTGCCCGTTGGTTATGCCGATGGGATCCCAAGATTTATTGGGAATAAAGTAGGAAAGGTGGGCATCAATGGCAAACTTTATCCGATTGTGGGAACGATCTGTATGGACATGATGATGGTGGAGATTGGTGAAGACAACATCAATGAAGGTGACGAAGTGGTGATTTTCAACTCAAATCCTTCGCTGGAGGATTTTTCGGCGTATTGCAATACCATCCCTTACGAAGTGCTTACCTCCATATCACGACGTGTGAAGCGCGTTTACATTAAAGATTAA